In Anticarsia gemmatalis isolate Benzon Research Colony breed Stoneville strain chromosome 4, ilAntGemm2 primary, whole genome shotgun sequence, one DNA window encodes the following:
- the LOC142972149 gene encoding sugar transporter SWEET1, translating to MLDALADVLQPYKEIVGNAAAIVTIGQMFSGSFICWDIYKQGGTRGIGIMPFLGGIVMSLLNLKFGYILRDDKMIQVNFVGLALNIVYTLIYFQYTHEKMKVWAQLGLSGAFSAALIGYANMEDPALVENRFGTIITAFMFYLIASPLFGLKEIIKNQSTEGLPFPIIFSGSIVTFMWLLYGIILRNKFLVVQNLVAVALCSAQLALFVIYPSKPKGKADKKPKAKKAD from the exons ATGCTGGACGCCCTAGCCGACGTTCTTCAGCCGTACAAGGAGATTGTAGGCAATGCAGCTGCCATCGTCACCATCGGTCAGATGTTCTCTGGCTCGTTCATCTGCTGGGACATTTACAAGCAGGGCGGCACTAGGGGCATCGGTATCATGCCCTTCCTCGGTGGTATTGTTAT GAGTTTACTCAACTTGAAATTCGGCTACATCCTCCGCGACGACAAGATGATTCAAGTGAACTTCGTCGGTCTGGCCCTCAACATCGTATACACATTGATCTACTTCCAATACACTCATGAGAAGATGAAGGTGTGGGCACAACTGGGTCTTTCGGGAGCTTTCTCAGCCGCTCTCATAGGATACGCCAATATGGAGGACCCGGCACTAGTTGAGAACAGATTTGGAACTATTATTACTGCGTTCATGTTTTATTTGATCGCTTCACCGCTTTTCGGTTTG AAAGAGATAATAAAGAACCAGAGCACGGAGGGCCTGCCGTTCCCCATCATCTTCTCCGGCTCCATCGTCACCTTCATGTGGCTGCTGTATGGCATCATCCTCAGGAACAAGTTCTTAGTT gtACAAAACTTAGTAGCAGTAGCGTTATGTTCGGCTCAGCTCGCGTTGTTCGTCATCTACCCGTCGAAGCCTAAAGGCAAGGCGGACAAGAAGCCCAAGGCGAAGAAAGCCGACTAA
- the LOC142987837 gene encoding uncharacterized protein LOC142987837, producing MMEIGKLIILLTLLTAFVESMIVIMERANVTTMNHKYIVSGGVNIRRHGRNSPYYLNIYGVNVKPLDNTLMVSALFSQFLHNEYRRSFIEFHCRFCELINDEPFIGGMLKNGGLVCPLLPGEHYFMNLTVPTTDFKYVFPFEKGRVDFTLSVTATKEVVLQVFVEASFKQVKNLPAYKGKQKPNP from the exons ATGATGGAAATTGGAAAGTTGATAATTTTACTAACGTTGCTAACGGCTTTCGTTGAa AGCATGATAGTGATAATGGAGCGCGCGAATGTGACCACGATGAATCACAAGTATATCGTGAGCGGTGGAGTCAACATTCGTCGACACGGCCGCAACTCGCCCTACTACCTCAACATCTACGGCGTTAATGTAAAACCACTGGACAATACTCTCATG GTGTCTGCGTTGTTCAGCCAGTTCCTTCACAACGAGTACCGGCGCTCATTCATAGAGTTTCACTGTAGATTCTGCGAATTGATCAACGATGAGCCTTTCATCGGAGGAATGCTTAAGAATGGCGGCCTTGTCTGTCCTTTGTTACCA GGCGAGCACTATTTTATGAACTTAACCGTTCCAACGACAGACTTCAAGTACGTGTTTCCTTTCGAGAAGGGTCGTGTGGACTTCACCCTGAGCGTCACAGCGACCAAGGAAGTCGTACTGCAAGTGTTCGTGGAAGCCTCTTTCAAACAAGTAAAGAATCTACCCGCGTATAAAGGCAAGCAAAAGCCTAACCCGTAA